The genomic segment ACAAACTCATCAACTGAAGCGAATCCGACAACTTTTACAGCCTCTTTAAAATCTTTATATAACAAATTAACTCCTATTTTCAAATTTTTTTTCAATAAAAAGCTTACAATTCTCTCCACTACTATTTTTTACAACAATACTAGGAATTGCTTTTGACTTAAATCCATAAGCCTTACAACCATGAGGTTTTCCTGCTTCCCAAGTTACAAAATAGTTTGTACATTTTTGACAAATTATTTTTTTCTCCATCTTATATTCCAACTTGACTTTGAATAGCTTTTGATAAAGACATTAAATCTACATTTTCTAAACTAACTCCAGTTGGAACACCTTGGGCTATTTTTGTAAAACTTATATCAAACTCTTTTAATTTATCTTCAATATATAATATAAAAGCATCATTTGCAATAGATGGCGTAATAGCAAATA from the Aliarcobacter cryaerophilus ATCC 43158 genome contains:
- a CDS encoding uracil-DNA glycosylase, which encodes MEKKIICQKCTNYFVTWEAGKPHGCKAYGFKSKAIPSIVVKNSSGENCKLFIEKKFENRS